From one Bacteroidota bacterium genomic stretch:
- a CDS encoding ATP-binding cassette domain-containing protein gives MITIQLKSAGKKFLHQWIFRNLNFKIAPFEKIAITGFNGSGKSTLLQTISGFQTLNEGTLQYFYDNVEIKSDDWYKKISLAAPYLDLHEEYNMHELISFYSSFKPFLHSMNEKELISIIELDESRNKPIKHFSSGMKQRIKLALAVLSDVPVLLLDEPLSNLDKKGVAWYKNLINEHTSQKTIIICSNNIEDEISFCERRIDLHDFKM, from the coding sequence TTGATAACAATTCAGTTAAAATCCGCCGGAAAAAAATTTCTCCATCAATGGATATTCCGAAATCTGAATTTCAAAATTGCCCCCTTTGAAAAGATAGCCATCACAGGTTTTAATGGATCCGGAAAATCAACATTGCTTCAGACTATAAGTGGGTTTCAAACATTAAACGAAGGCACCCTACAGTATTTCTACGATAATGTGGAAATAAAATCAGATGACTGGTATAAAAAAATAAGTCTTGCCGCACCGTACCTAGATTTGCATGAAGAATACAATATGCATGAATTGATTTCCTTTTACTCTTCCTTCAAACCTTTTCTGCATTCTATGAATGAAAAGGAACTCATTTCAATCATTGAACTGGATGAAAGCAGAAACAAACCCATAAAACACTTCTCTTCTGGAATGAAACAGCGGATCAAACTCGCGCTGGCTGTATTAAGTGATGTCCCCGTTCTGCTTTTAGATGAACCTCTTTCAAACCTGGATAAAAAAGGTGTCGCTTGGTATAAAAATTTAATCAATGAACATACCTCCCAAAAGACTATCATCATTTGCTCCAATAACATAGAGGATGAGATTTCTTTTTGTGAAAGAAGAATTGACTTACACGATTTCAAAATGTAA
- the lpxA gene encoding acyl-ACP--UDP-N-acetylglucosamine O-acyltransferase: MSTPLAFIDPRAQIGENVKIDPFSCIHGDVVIGDNTWIGSNVTVYDGARIGNNVKIFPGAVISAIPQDLKFKGEETTAVIGDHSIIRECVTINRGTAAMGRTEVGQHCLLMAYVHIAHDCIIGNHVILANSVNLAGHVTIYDWAILEGYVGVSQFMFIGPHSFIGGQTGVRKNVPPFVKAAREPLSYAGINAVGLSRRGFSKQVIEEIQDIYRTIYQKGHTISKAIAVVEEEFSSSDHRNLILDFIRSSDKGIIRGPYTNLMKAD, from the coding sequence ATGTCAACTCCACTAGCCTTTATTGACCCCAGAGCACAAATAGGTGAAAACGTTAAAATAGATCCGTTTTCCTGTATACATGGTGATGTGGTAATTGGAGACAATACCTGGATTGGATCTAATGTAACCGTGTATGATGGGGCACGAATTGGTAACAACGTCAAAATATTTCCCGGTGCTGTTATTTCCGCCATTCCTCAAGATCTTAAATTCAAAGGAGAAGAGACAACCGCCGTTATAGGCGATCACTCTATCATTCGGGAATGTGTGACCATAAACAGAGGCACTGCTGCAATGGGTCGTACGGAAGTAGGTCAGCATTGCCTGTTAATGGCTTATGTACACATTGCACATGATTGCATCATCGGAAATCATGTGATACTTGCCAATTCCGTAAATCTTGCCGGGCACGTAACCATTTATGATTGGGCTATCCTTGAAGGCTATGTAGGTGTATCACAGTTTATGTTTATTGGTCCACATAGTTTTATCGGAGGTCAAACCGGAGTAAGAAAAAATGTTCCACCCTTTGTTAAAGCTGCACGCGAGCCGTTAAGTTATGCAGGAATAAACGCTGTTGGTTTAAGTAGAAGAGGCTTCAGTAAACAAGTGATAGAAGAAATTCAGGATATTTACAGAACGATTTATCAAAAAGGCCATACCATTTCGAAAGCCATAGCTGTTGTTGAAGAAGAATTTAGTTCATCAGACCATAGAAATTTAATCCTTGATTTTATCCGGTCTTCTGACAAAGGTATTATTCGTGGGCCGTATACAAATTTGATGAAGGCTGATTAA
- a CDS encoding bifunctional UDP-3-O-[3-hydroxymyristoyl] N-acetylglucosamine deacetylase/3-hydroxyacyl-ACP dehydratase: MIQKQRTIKNPVTVSGVGLHTGVKVNLTFKPAPENHWYKFKRIDLEGAPEIEVDADNVSDTSRGTTLQQHGAKISTTEHALAALVGLEIDNALIEVDGPEVPILDGSSAPFIDALLQAGIVEQNADREVYVLEEVLSYEEPARNVEMLAVPSPDYRITVMVDYNSPVLGTQHAQLHKINEFQKDFSTCRTFCFLHELEALVKHDLIKGGDLNNAIVVVDKEISQDKLDDLARLFNKPSVQVKEKGILNNVQLHFQNEPARHKLLDIVGDFALVGMPIQCHILAARPGHAANVEFARKIKEVIKRDRVKIRKYDLNVTPVCDIAKITAMLPHRFPFLLIDKIIELDHERVVGVKNVTMNEWFFQGHFPNNPVMPGVLLIEAMAQTGGILVLNTVPDPENYWTYFMKISDARFKQKVSPGDTVIFDLKLVTPIRRGICHMKGSAIVGDKVVMEAEMMAQIVKKS, from the coding sequence ATGATACAAAAACAAAGAACGATTAAAAATCCTGTTACCGTTTCCGGAGTTGGTCTTCATACCGGAGTGAAAGTAAATCTCACTTTTAAACCCGCCCCGGAAAACCATTGGTATAAATTTAAAAGGATTGATCTGGAAGGCGCACCGGAAATTGAAGTAGATGCTGATAATGTTTCTGATACCTCTCGTGGAACAACACTTCAACAACATGGCGCAAAAATCAGTACTACCGAACATGCCCTGGCTGCACTTGTAGGACTTGAAATTGATAATGCCCTTATTGAAGTTGACGGACCTGAAGTTCCGATTCTCGACGGAAGCTCTGCTCCATTTATCGACGCTTTGCTGCAAGCCGGAATTGTAGAGCAAAATGCAGATCGTGAGGTCTATGTACTCGAAGAGGTGCTTTCTTATGAAGAACCTGCCAGAAATGTAGAAATGCTCGCCGTACCCAGCCCGGACTATCGGATTACGGTGATGGTGGATTACAATAGTCCTGTATTAGGAACGCAGCATGCACAATTGCATAAGATAAATGAATTTCAAAAAGATTTTTCTACGTGTCGAACGTTTTGCTTTTTACATGAATTAGAAGCTCTCGTAAAACATGATTTAATAAAAGGTGGCGATCTCAACAATGCCATTGTTGTAGTTGACAAGGAGATTAGTCAGGATAAACTGGATGATCTGGCCCGATTGTTCAATAAACCAAGTGTACAGGTTAAAGAAAAGGGGATATTAAACAATGTTCAGTTGCATTTTCAAAATGAACCTGCCCGTCATAAGCTACTTGATATTGTTGGTGATTTCGCTCTTGTTGGTATGCCTATTCAATGTCATATTCTAGCAGCAAGACCCGGACATGCCGCCAATGTTGAATTTGCCAGGAAAATAAAAGAGGTAATAAAACGCGACCGGGTTAAAATCCGCAAATATGATTTGAATGTTACACCGGTATGTGATATAGCAAAAATCACAGCCATGCTGCCTCATCGATTTCCATTCTTACTCATTGATAAAATTATTGAACTTGACCATGAGCGTGTGGTGGGCGTTAAGAATGTCACCATGAACGAATGGTTTTTTCAAGGGCATTTCCCGAACAATCCGGTTATGCCGGGGGTACTGCTTATTGAAGCTATGGCACAAACCGGCGGAATTTTAGTCTTAAACACTGTTCCGGATCCTGAAAATTACTGGACTTATTTTATGAAAATATCGGATGCGAGATTCAAACAAAAAGTAAGCCCCGGTGATACAGTTATTTTTGATCTGAAACTTGTAACACCAATCAGAAGAGGGATCTGCCATATGAAAGGTTCAGCAATTGTAGGTGACAAAGTTGTAATGGAAGCAGAAATGATGGCACAAATTGTTAAAAAAAGCTGA
- the lpxD gene encoding UDP-3-O-(3-hydroxymyristoyl)glucosamine N-acyltransferase — protein sequence MEFTAQQIAELLHGVVEGNPDVKVSGLSKIEEGTVGSLSFLANPAYAQFIYSTKASIVIINRDFEAEKKIDATLIRVENAYQSFAKLLEVYNTIRRNKTGIENMSFIDPSAKYGEEIYIGAFSYVGKDVKIGNRVKIYPNSYIGDNCTIGDDTTLFPGVKIYSDCIIGKEVTLHAGVVVGGDGFGFQPNQGNYQKVAQIGNVIIEDHVEIGANSTIDRATLGSSIIRKGVKLDNLIQIAHNVEIGENTVIAAQTGVAGSTKIGKNCMIGGQVGIVGHIQIADGVKIAAQSGIGSSINTPGEILQGSPAFAIGDYKRTYVLFKKLPELEKKISELQKELSELKSTPS from the coding sequence ATGGAATTTACTGCGCAACAAATCGCCGAACTTCTGCATGGAGTTGTTGAAGGCAACCCCGATGTAAAAGTTTCAGGTTTATCAAAAATTGAAGAGGGGACTGTAGGTTCACTTTCATTTCTGGCCAATCCTGCCTATGCGCAATTTATTTATTCCACCAAGGCATCCATTGTGATAATTAACCGTGACTTCGAAGCTGAAAAGAAAATAGATGCCACACTAATCAGGGTCGAAAATGCTTACCAGAGTTTTGCAAAATTACTCGAGGTTTACAATACGATCCGTAGGAATAAAACCGGAATTGAAAACATGTCCTTTATTGATCCTTCTGCGAAATACGGAGAGGAAATTTACATTGGTGCTTTTTCATATGTCGGCAAGGATGTAAAGATTGGTAACAGAGTAAAAATTTATCCCAATAGCTATATTGGCGACAACTGCACTATTGGTGACGACACAACACTTTTTCCCGGTGTTAAAATCTATTCAGATTGTATTATCGGCAAAGAGGTCACCTTGCATGCAGGTGTGGTTGTTGGCGGAGATGGATTCGGGTTCCAGCCCAATCAGGGCAACTATCAAAAGGTGGCTCAGATTGGAAATGTAATCATTGAGGACCATGTTGAAATCGGAGCCAACAGCACCATTGATCGTGCAACTTTAGGAAGTTCTATTATCCGCAAAGGTGTTAAACTTGATAATCTGATTCAGATTGCTCACAATGTAGAAATTGGAGAAAATACAGTGATCGCTGCTCAGACCGGTGTTGCCGGTTCCACTAAAATTGGCAAGAATTGTATGATTGGCGGTCAGGTGGGTATTGTAGGACATATCCAAATTGCAGATGGTGTAAAAATTGCCGCTCAATCCGGAATTGGCAGTAGTATTAATACTCCCGGAGAAATTCTTCAGGGATCTCCGGCTTTCGCCATTGGAGATTACAAACGCACCTATGTGTTGTTTAAAAAACTACCGGAACTCGAAAAAAAAATATCCGAACTGCAAAAAGAACTTTCGGAATTAAAATCAACCCCTTCCTGA